A window of Insulibacter thermoxylanivorax contains these coding sequences:
- a CDS encoding helix-turn-helix transcriptional regulator, giving the protein MHETEMSTRNRIMHLLKIHGELSAKDLSEQLGITSMAVRRHIATLERDNLIESTTVRQPMGRPAAVYRLTEQAEDFFPKNYHTIALDLLSELEQDAGIATVNRLFELRQQSLLQRYREKITGKTLKERVAELSEIQNENGYMVQWQATGEDEYILTEYNCPIFQVAGRYNHACACEQNLFESLLDAEVTRSDCLAEGDQKCVYHIKRKPTGQTAAQGEGSS; this is encoded by the coding sequence ATGCATGAGACAGAGATGTCGACCCGTAACAGGATCATGCACTTGCTCAAGATCCACGGTGAACTGAGTGCGAAGGATCTCAGCGAACAGCTCGGCATCACAAGCATGGCCGTGCGTCGTCATATCGCGACCTTAGAGCGGGATAACTTGATTGAATCGACCACCGTTCGCCAGCCGATGGGACGGCCCGCCGCAGTCTACCGGTTGACGGAACAAGCGGAGGATTTCTTCCCGAAGAACTACCACACGATCGCCCTCGACCTCCTCTCGGAATTAGAGCAGGATGCCGGGATCGCCACGGTGAATCGGCTGTTCGAACTTCGGCAGCAGTCGCTTCTTCAGCGTTACCGGGAGAAGATCACGGGGAAGACGCTGAAGGAGCGAGTCGCCGAACTCTCCGAGATTCAGAACGAGAACGGCTACATGGTACAGTGGCAAGCCACCGGCGAAGATGAATATATCCTTACGGAATACAACTGTCCAATCTTCCAAGTCGCCGGCAGATACAACCATGCCTGCGCCTGTGAACAGAACTTATTCGAATCCTTACTCGATGCGGAAGTGACTCGCAGCGACTGTTTGGCAGAGGGCGATCAGAAATGCGTCTACCATATCAAACGCAAGCCAACCGGCCAAACGGCGGCACAAGGAGAGGGATCATCTTGA
- a CDS encoding DUF1450 domain-containing protein, which yields MNLGLVIVEVCSRNAVNTPALEQFEAEHPEIAVMYEECLNNCELCALRPFAYVNGKTATAPTAEGCIERIKKLAGRELRIYEDIDSDI from the coding sequence TTGAATCTCGGTTTGGTGATCGTAGAAGTCTGCAGCCGCAATGCCGTGAACACGCCGGCGCTTGAGCAATTTGAAGCCGAGCATCCGGAAATCGCGGTGATGTACGAAGAGTGCTTAAACAATTGCGAGTTATGCGCACTGCGGCCCTTCGCCTATGTCAATGGCAAGACGGCGACGGCCCCAACCGCTGAAGGTTGCATAGAACGAATCAAGAAACTTGCCGGCCGCGAACTCCGCATATACGAAGATATCGACAGTGACATCTGA
- a CDS encoding response regulator transcription factor: MNQRILVVEDDKTIAMGIEYSLQQEGFDVDVRYDMATAMETIRSIDYSLVLLDISLPDGTGFDLCRAIRSKGDTPIIFLTARDDEVNVVMGLDMGADDYVTKPFRVRELISRIKSVLRRSQPQDPRRPAIYVLGDVSIYPDQARVTKRGEDVMLTAMEYKLLLTLASHMGQVLTRSQILEQLWDLGGEFVNDNTLTVYIKRLRDKIEDHPQHPKLIHTVRGLGYKAEAGEPHAPLA; this comes from the coding sequence ATGAATCAACGAATCTTAGTCGTCGAAGATGACAAGACGATCGCCATGGGCATCGAATACAGCCTGCAGCAGGAAGGCTTCGATGTCGATGTCCGCTATGATATGGCGACAGCTATGGAGACGATCCGCAGCATCGACTACAGCCTGGTGCTTCTGGATATATCTCTGCCGGACGGCACGGGCTTCGATCTATGCCGCGCTATTCGCAGCAAGGGTGATACGCCCATCATCTTCCTTACCGCCCGCGATGATGAAGTCAATGTCGTCATGGGGCTGGATATGGGCGCAGATGATTATGTAACCAAGCCCTTCCGCGTCCGCGAGCTCATCTCTCGCATCAAGAGCGTCCTCCGCCGCAGTCAGCCGCAGGACCCCCGTCGGCCGGCGATCTATGTGCTTGGCGATGTCTCGATCTATCCAGACCAAGCACGCGTCACGAAGCGCGGCGAAGACGTGATGCTGACAGCGATGGAATACAAATTGCTGCTTACCCTTGCCAGTCATATGGGACAAGTGCTGACCCGCAGCCAGATCCTCGAACAGCTGTGGGATCTTGGCGGAGAATTTGTAAATGACAACACATTAACGGTATACATCAAACGCTTAAGAGATAAGATCGAAGATCATCCGCAGCATCCGAAGCTCATCCACACCGTACGCGGTTTGGGCTACAAGGCAGAGGCAGGTGAACCGCATGCACCTCTTGCGTAA
- a CDS encoding sensor histidine kinase, protein MHLLRNPEVLRLTQGLVLVFILFILLAAAAANLSLQHHMQPILDYQAAIIGTLVEQFPEAERSILHQLDEVDPAALQAGRALLARYGYDADALLYNTHHLQDYARDQAWLILSLVILLFVTLITIFYLFLRRRYRIVAELHDYAGLVANGQRTMDIRDNGEGEFSILKNQIYTITTMLKEQAAVLKREKLALSDSIADISHQLKTPLTSLSVMTDLLMEEPAPEMRKQFLERIRSQLDRMEWLTASLLKLAKLDAGTITLERRLHPVNQLVQSALESLNLPLELKQHQVVISGDPHVKIQCDKGWTTEALVNILKNCIEHTPEQGRIHISWETNPIYDRLTIADNGEGIPAKDLPYIFNRFYKGSNARDDSIGIGLAMAHAIIQQQSGDITVSSEAGEGTTFTITFYKQRI, encoded by the coding sequence ATGCACCTCTTGCGTAATCCAGAAGTCCTCAGATTAACGCAGGGTTTGGTTCTGGTCTTCATCCTTTTCATCCTACTTGCAGCCGCTGCCGCCAACCTGAGCCTGCAGCACCATATGCAGCCGATCCTGGATTACCAAGCGGCGATCATCGGCACCCTTGTCGAACAATTCCCGGAAGCGGAACGGAGCATCCTGCATCAGCTGGACGAAGTGGATCCTGCCGCTCTCCAAGCCGGACGAGCCTTGCTTGCCCGCTACGGCTATGATGCGGATGCCTTGCTGTACAACACGCATCACCTGCAGGATTATGCCCGCGATCAGGCTTGGCTGATCCTGTCGCTTGTCATCCTGCTGTTCGTCACGCTGATCACGATCTTCTACCTCTTCCTCCGCCGGCGTTACCGGATCGTTGCCGAACTGCATGATTACGCCGGTTTAGTCGCCAACGGCCAGAGGACGATGGATATCCGTGATAACGGGGAAGGCGAATTCAGCATCCTGAAGAATCAGATCTACACGATCACCACCATGCTCAAGGAACAAGCAGCCGTTCTCAAACGCGAGAAGCTGGCCCTCTCCGATTCGATCGCCGATATCTCCCACCAGTTGAAGACCCCGCTGACCTCCCTCTCCGTGATGACCGATCTGCTCATGGAGGAGCCGGCGCCGGAGATGCGCAAGCAGTTCCTGGAGCGCATCCGTTCGCAGCTGGATCGCATGGAGTGGCTCACCGCCTCCCTGCTGAAATTGGCCAAACTCGATGCCGGTACGATCACCTTGGAACGCCGCCTTCATCCTGTAAATCAACTGGTCCAGAGCGCGCTTGAGTCCCTCAACCTCCCGCTGGAACTCAAACAACACCAGGTGGTCATCAGCGGCGATCCGCATGTGAAGATTCAGTGCGACAAGGGATGGACGACGGAGGCTTTGGTTAATATCCTAAAAAACTGCATCGAACACACGCCGGAACAAGGCCGTATCCACATCTCGTGGGAAACCAATCCGATCTACGATCGGCTGACGATTGCCGATAACGGAGAAGGCATCCCCGCCAAAGATCTGCCCTATATTTTTAACCGCTTCTACAAAGGCAGCAATGCCCGCGATGACAGCATCGGAATCGGCCTGGCTATGGCCCACGCGATCATCCAGCAGCAAAGCGGCGACATCACCGTCAGCAGCGAAGCCGGCGAAGGCACAACTTTTACCATCACCTTCTACAAACAGCGAATCTAA
- a CDS encoding ABC transporter ATP-binding protein: MAILEVHNLTKIYGKGESQVKALNDISFSVEKGEFVAIVGASGSGKSTLLHIIGGVDRPTSGKVFIDGTDIYSLNESQLAIFRRRQIGLIYQFYNLIPILNVEENITLPLLLDHRKVDKQRLHSIIDTLGLAERTRHLPNQLSGGQQQRVSIGRALINQPAIVLADEPTGNLDSKNSREIIDLLKYSNKQFNQTLIVITHDPNIALQADRVITIQDGRIMKDEVIRS; this comes from the coding sequence ATGGCCATACTGGAAGTCCATAACCTGACCAAAATCTACGGCAAAGGGGAATCCCAGGTGAAGGCGCTGAATGATATATCCTTCAGCGTGGAGAAGGGGGAGTTTGTCGCCATCGTCGGTGCATCCGGGTCGGGTAAGTCCACCCTGCTGCACATCATCGGCGGTGTTGATCGGCCGACCAGCGGCAAAGTGTTCATCGACGGCACGGATATTTATTCCTTGAATGAATCGCAGCTTGCGATTTTCCGGCGGCGGCAGATCGGGCTGATCTATCAGTTCTACAATCTCATCCCGATCTTGAACGTGGAGGAGAACATCACCCTGCCCCTTCTGCTCGATCACCGAAAAGTCGACAAACAGCGGCTGCACAGCATCATCGATACGCTGGGACTTGCTGAACGCACCCGTCATCTGCCGAATCAATTGTCCGGCGGACAGCAGCAGCGGGTGTCGATCGGCCGGGCGCTGATCAACCAGCCGGCGATCGTCCTTGCCGATGAACCGACGGGGAATCTCGACAGTAAGAATTCCCGCGAGATCATCGATCTGCTCAAATACTCCAACAAACAATTCAACCAAACCCTGATCGTGATCACCCATGACCCGAATATTGCCCTGCAGGCAGATCGCGTGATCACCATTCAGGACGGGCGCATCATGAAGGATGAGGTGATTCGCTCATGA
- a CDS encoding ABC transporter permease, whose protein sequence is MNVLWQLTLRNLKLNRKRTIVTIIGIILSGAMICGVATLVASFQDALIRTAHITDGSHHAVLHDVRRDSLRYIAEHANTDEYMLFRHIGVAHLEGSHNPNKPYLRIEAFDAAAFEHLPVRLTEGRFPQQAGEIVVSEDVFYNGGVEIRVGDQLQLAIGRRTDQGAILLDEALSPSETLDIQMTETYTVTGMIKQPNLYSYRFPGYTAIIYLDENALAAEDLVNAAITAKQPRKIYDTAAALAEVSEARKVSYNNELLRWMGISNNEVIKDLFITVGAILILLIMVGSISVIYNAFAISVSERKKQFGMLLSVGAASRQIRRMVFMEAFALALIGIPLGILSGIAGIDVTLEVINQLSEGMIHSSGDVFLRLIVMPETVIISIIIMALTIFLSAYIPAQRAARISPIDAIRLTTDINIKGKKLRTSRLSRWLFGIEGELALKNLKRHRKRYRTTVFSLFISIVLYLSISSFMNLGFESTALYYSDLGYEMALLQDEVEPEEQREFHQQVAAMDGVSRFASVRLLYVRLIDGVDESILASDLRDEILGSSDAETQSLIYDDAHDQNQLHAYIVSMGKQPFRDYAEQLGLDLAAYQDPDAPRGILFNRSKIQYPVLKEFQPLNITAGHRFTIREEPLSGEPMEDDRTDDLMELDLEIGMVTDKQPYAVQPGGLGHVTIVVSDEVYDHLLSQIHESDQKLAAQATMYLDLDEGVERSLWVKEVEALAARINPGSYLSVLDFIEINENTKRSNTIIAIFLYGFVSLIALIGVTNIFNTISTNVALRRREFAMLKSIGMTPQGFNRMLNYECLFYGIKALLYGLPVGILISIMMYRSISTAFSFNYAIPWLEVGICVAAVFIIVFLTMLHASSKLKKENIIDALKLEIQ, encoded by the coding sequence ATGAATGTGCTCTGGCAGCTGACGCTTCGCAATCTGAAACTGAACCGCAAGCGGACAATCGTGACGATCATCGGCATCATCCTCTCCGGTGCGATGATCTGCGGCGTGGCAACCTTAGTTGCGAGTTTCCAAGATGCGCTCATCCGAACTGCGCACATCACCGATGGCAGCCATCATGCTGTACTGCATGACGTGAGAAGGGACAGCCTCCGATACATCGCCGAACATGCCAATACCGATGAATACATGCTGTTCCGGCATATCGGCGTGGCGCATCTCGAAGGTTCACACAATCCGAACAAACCCTATCTGCGCATCGAAGCCTTCGATGCGGCTGCCTTTGAGCATCTGCCGGTGAGATTAACCGAAGGACGCTTTCCTCAGCAAGCCGGCGAGATCGTCGTCTCAGAGGATGTGTTCTACAACGGCGGCGTGGAGATCCGGGTCGGCGATCAGCTGCAGCTTGCGATCGGCCGGCGGACTGATCAAGGGGCGATCCTGCTGGATGAGGCTCTATCGCCCAGCGAAACCTTGGACATTCAGATGACTGAAACCTATACGGTAACCGGGATGATCAAACAACCCAACCTCTATTCCTACAGATTCCCGGGATATACGGCGATCATCTATCTGGACGAGAACGCCCTGGCAGCTGAGGATCTTGTCAATGCAGCGATTACTGCCAAACAGCCCCGGAAGATCTATGACACGGCCGCGGCACTGGCAGAAGTATCGGAAGCCCGGAAGGTTTCCTACAACAATGAATTGCTCCGCTGGATGGGGATCTCCAACAATGAGGTTATCAAGGACCTGTTCATAACCGTTGGAGCGATCCTCATCCTGCTCATCATGGTTGGATCCATCTCGGTGATCTACAACGCCTTTGCGATCTCGGTCAGCGAGCGCAAGAAGCAGTTCGGCATGCTGTTAAGCGTCGGCGCCGCCAGCCGGCAGATCCGACGCATGGTCTTCATGGAAGCCTTCGCCCTTGCACTGATCGGCATACCGCTCGGCATCTTATCGGGCATTGCCGGCATCGACGTGACCCTCGAAGTGATCAATCAGCTGTCCGAGGGGATGATCCATTCCAGCGGGGATGTCTTCCTGCGCCTGATCGTGATGCCGGAAACGGTGATCATCTCCATCATCATCATGGCGCTGACGATCTTCTTGTCCGCCTATATTCCGGCGCAGCGTGCTGCCCGTATCTCGCCGATCGATGCGATCCGGCTCACCACGGATATCAACATCAAGGGCAAGAAACTGCGTACCTCCCGCTTATCCCGCTGGCTGTTTGGGATTGAAGGGGAACTTGCGCTCAAGAATCTCAAGCGTCATCGCAAGCGGTACCGCACCACGGTATTCTCTCTGTTTATCAGCATCGTCCTGTACCTTTCGATCTCATCTTTTATGAACCTTGGTTTCGAAAGCACTGCGTTGTACTATTCCGACCTTGGTTATGAGATGGCTTTGCTGCAGGATGAGGTCGAACCTGAGGAACAAAGGGAGTTTCACCAGCAAGTCGCGGCGATGGACGGCGTGTCCCGATTCGCTTCGGTCCGCCTGCTCTACGTAAGACTCATCGATGGAGTGGATGAATCCATCCTTGCAAGTGATCTCCGCGATGAGATTCTTGGATCATCCGATGCAGAGACCCAATCGTTGATCTATGATGATGCGCATGACCAGAACCAGCTGCACGCTTATATCGTCTCGATGGGCAAGCAGCCTTTCCGGGATTACGCAGAGCAATTAGGCCTTGACCTTGCTGCCTATCAAGATCCTGACGCGCCGCGGGGGATCCTGTTCAATCGCTCCAAGATCCAGTATCCGGTGCTGAAGGAGTTCCAGCCGCTCAACATCACCGCGGGACATCGTTTCACCATCCGCGAAGAGCCGCTCAGCGGCGAACCTATGGAGGACGATCGCACAGACGATCTCATGGAACTTGATCTGGAGATCGGCATGGTAACTGACAAGCAGCCCTATGCCGTCCAACCGGGAGGACTCGGTCATGTGACGATCGTCGTCTCCGATGAAGTCTATGATCACCTCCTCAGTCAGATCCATGAATCGGACCAGAAGCTGGCTGCGCAAGCAACCATGTATCTGGATCTTGATGAAGGTGTGGAGCGCAGCCTTTGGGTCAAGGAAGTTGAAGCCCTTGCTGCCAGGATCAATCCCGGCTCTTATCTAAGCGTCTTAGACTTTATAGAGATCAATGAGAATACGAAACGTTCAAACACGATCATCGCGATCTTCCTCTACGGCTTCGTATCCTTGATCGCTCTGATCGGCGTGACGAATATCTTCAACACGATCAGTACGAACGTCGCGCTTCGCCGACGCGAGTTTGCGATGTTGAAGTCGATCGGAATGACGCCGCAGGGATTTAACCGCATGTTGAACTATGAATGCCTGTTCTATGGGATCAAGGCCTTGCTGTACGGCCTCCCGGTCGGAATCTTGATCAGCATCATGATGTATCGATCAATCTCGACGGCGTTCAGCTTTAACTACGCCATTCCTTGGCTGGAGGTCGGCATCTGCGTGGCAGCGGTATTCATCATCGTCTTCTTGACCATGCTGCACGCTAGTTCCAAGCTGAAGAAGGAGAACATCATCGACGCCTTGAAGCTGGAGATTCAATAA
- a CDS encoding Vga family ABC-F type ribosomal protection protein translates to MLIEAQQIKLYIQVRLLIDIPRLYIEPGARIGLVGRNGSGKTTLIETLAGLRQPDEGTITRRARCELIPQLHSLTQDDPRSGGEKTQEAILQALMQEPELLLADEPTTNLDTSHLDWLEKRLKDYQGAFILISHDRTFLDALCTSIWEIRDGKLHTYKGNYSDFAAQRDLQLRQQDQAYEQYIQEKKRLELAIRKKKDKAARATKKPRNVSSSEAKITGAKPYFAKKQKKLQQTAKALESRLEKLEKVEKRIELPPIKMNILHGEDLPHGNVIMRIEQLAGSVGERTLWQPVSFHIHSGDKLAILGPNGCGKTTLIKTLIQPNDRIYVSPSVRFGYFSQNIDILDEHRSILDNVRDTSSQDETLIRTVLARLHFFREAVYKPVGVLSGGERVKVALAKIFVSDVNVLVLDEPTNFLDIETIEALEQLLKDYEGTVLFVSHDRRFVEHLANRLLLFEDGTLRLFDGTYAQYQTSALQSQPQPAELDRKQQLLLLETKISDVLSRLSLEPSEELEQEFQRLLAEKRQLQSGF, encoded by the coding sequence ATGCTGATCGAAGCACAACAGATCAAGTTATATATTCAGGTCAGACTCCTGATCGATATCCCGCGATTATATATAGAGCCGGGAGCCAGGATTGGCCTCGTAGGGCGCAACGGTTCCGGCAAGACGACCCTAATCGAAACGCTGGCCGGCTTGCGCCAGCCCGATGAAGGGACGATCACCCGCCGTGCCCGATGCGAGCTCATCCCGCAATTGCACAGCCTCACCCAGGATGATCCGCGAAGCGGCGGCGAGAAGACGCAGGAAGCGATTCTGCAAGCATTGATGCAGGAACCCGAACTATTGCTTGCGGACGAACCGACGACGAATCTCGATACCTCGCATCTCGATTGGTTGGAGAAGAGACTCAAGGACTATCAAGGCGCCTTCATCCTGATCTCCCATGATCGCACATTCCTGGATGCGCTCTGCACCTCGATCTGGGAGATTCGTGATGGGAAACTGCATACGTACAAAGGGAACTATTCCGACTTTGCAGCCCAGCGGGATCTGCAGCTGCGGCAGCAGGATCAAGCTTACGAACAATATATCCAAGAGAAAAAACGCCTCGAACTCGCCATCCGCAAAAAGAAAGATAAAGCCGCGCGTGCCACCAAAAAACCGCGCAACGTCAGCAGTTCCGAGGCGAAGATCACCGGCGCCAAGCCTTACTTCGCCAAAAAACAGAAAAAACTGCAGCAAACGGCCAAAGCCCTGGAAAGCCGCTTGGAAAAACTCGAAAAGGTCGAGAAGCGCATCGAACTGCCGCCGATCAAGATGAATATCCTGCATGGCGAAGACCTGCCGCACGGCAATGTGATCATGCGCATCGAGCAGCTTGCAGGTTCCGTCGGCGAGCGCACGCTGTGGCAGCCGGTCAGCTTCCACATCCACAGCGGCGACAAACTCGCCATCCTTGGACCGAACGGCTGCGGCAAGACCACGTTGATCAAGACGCTGATACAACCGAATGACCGGATCTACGTCTCTCCATCTGTCCGGTTCGGCTATTTCAGCCAGAACATCGACATCCTGGATGAGCACCGGTCTATCTTGGACAATGTTCGCGACACCTCTTCTCAGGATGAAACGCTGATCCGCACGGTGCTCGCCCGTCTGCACTTCTTCCGCGAAGCCGTGTACAAACCCGTCGGCGTGCTGAGCGGCGGCGAACGGGTCAAGGTCGCCCTCGCCAAGATCTTCGTCAGCGATGTGAACGTTCTGGTGCTTGACGAGCCGACCAATTTCCTCGATATCGAGACGATCGAAGCCCTTGAACAGCTGCTTAAGGATTACGAAGGCACCGTCCTGTTCGTCTCCCACGATCGGCGCTTCGTCGAGCATCTCGCGAACCGGCTTCTACTGTTCGAAGATGGCACGCTGCGGCTCTTCGACGGCACATACGCGCAGTATCAGACATCTGCGCTGCAATCCCAGCCGCAGCCGGCCGAACTGGACCGCAAGCAGCAGCTGCTCCTGCTGGAGACGAAGATCTCCGATGTGTTGAGCCGGCTTAGCCTGGAGCCATCAGAGGAGCTCGAACAGGAATTCCAACGCCTGCTCGCGGAGAAACGTCAGTTGCAGAGCGGATTTTAA